DNA from Tachypleus tridentatus isolate NWPU-2018 chromosome 8, ASM421037v1, whole genome shotgun sequence:
tgattaaaattagaaacaaagaTCGTTATTAtctaaagatattataatgtatGCATGAAACTAATCAAACATTAAGACCTGCAGTATAAACTTCAGTGCGTGTGACACATACAAACATTACATGTTGTGACATTATGtgaatatttgatatttactATATGGCAAGAAGTTTTTCATCGGAGCTTTTTCATACAGTAGTAAAACCATTTTCATGGTTTTTAAGCCTGATTTCTTATCAAGTGAAAAAACCTGACaagtataattgtttatttttggtaataGAATATCGGGTTCAGATAGATTTCAGGTAAAATCTTAGTTAATATAGAAGAAAAAACTAGTTCAACAAGTTTTTATCCAAAATTTGCAGGTCTTTttcaatttaacaaaacaaacttgtttctggcaaacatttttttttttgctttttgtcGTAAACAATTTTGAAAGTCTGACTGCACTCGCCttgtgtgaaaaaaattaatttctcagTTTATATTGCTAAGCATATTCtcagttttaaaacacaaaaaataaaatttcttggtatttgttaacaaaacgtttgtgtgaaaacattaattaaatctgGAACCGTGATATTTTACCAACATTTATCATTGGTGAGAAAGAATAAGTGTTTAATACAAACCGCTTATAAATTGCAACAGATTTCCAAACTTCTCACCTGGTGGAAAACATCATAAGCTTGCTGGCGTCACATAGGGCGTATATTATCAAAAAGAAGGTATTCCACAGGCCCACACATGCGTACATGGCGTAGAAATTTAAATGGAAATCTTCGCATATACTGTATATGACTAAGAAatatataatgtgtgatatcaGCTAAAGGTTATTCATAAACATATAGACAATAAAACTTACTGATATTAACATATAAatcttttagaaatatataatgtgtgatatcaaTTAAAggttattcataaaaatatagacaataaaacttactgatattaacatataatacttttagaaatatataatgtgtgatatcaaCTAAAggttattcataaaaatatagataatgaAACTTACTGACATTAACACataaaacttttagaaatatataatgtgtgatatcaaCTAAAGGTTATTCATAAACATATAGATAATAAAACTTACTGACATTAACACataaaacttttagaaatatataatgtgtgatatcaaCTAAAggttattcataaaaatatagataataaaacttACTGACATTAACATATAAatcttttagaaatatataatgtgtgatatcaaCTAAAggttattcataaaaatatagataataaaacttactgacattaacatataaaacttttagaaatatataatgtgtgatatcaaCTAAAggttattcataaaaatatagataataaaacttactgacattaacatataaaacttttagaaatatataatgtgtgatatcaaCTAAAggttattcataaaaatatagaCAATAAAACTTACTGACATTAACACataaaacttttagaaatatataatgtgtgatatcaaCTAAAggttattcataaatatatagacaataaaacttactgatattaacatataaaacttttagaaatatataatgtgtgatatcaaCTAAAGGTTATTCATAAACATATAGACAATAAAACTTACTGACATTAACATATAAAACTTTTAGAAATTGAAACTTTCTTCTCTGTCGCTTTGTTTCAGTTGAAAATAACGTATTTTTAACCTGTTGAACACCAGAGTgtcttaaaaataaacacaaatcaaaATTTCACTAAATATTCAGACGGAATTTTTAGCCTGTCAAGGCTAAAAATCATAGTCTgaatcagtttattttataagattttaCTAGTATGGTCTGCAGgtacaaaaaaagaaagttttattcttagtatgtgaaaataaataaacattttaaacttttgtcaCGGTCTTAGTTACAAGAGTGAAAGGGATTCTAgctttctgaaaatgaaaaaaagtatacagtttgtttatatcAAATGATagcataatgtttagggacacaAGGGACGTGTTGGTCCATCTCGGTTATCCCGTCCTCTAAGTggaactaaaattattaaaagatatttaaagcCAGTCCTTTATCATTCACGTATCTGCCAAACCCGAAAGCAACCAATTCCATAGACTAACCACTCTAttttgcctaaatctatatttgtggcCCCTAGTTATATAAtcctcactgttaagtatgaaataaTAGGGACCGTTGACAGTGGTGTAGAACTTAGCCTATGACAAGGTGTTTTTCCACCAGAGCTCTCTCATGCAGCAGTATAAACAGTTCTACAGTTCTTAAGCCTGATTTCTATCAACTGAAGTCAACATTTAATTTCTTTCGAGAAATGCAGTTCCATCTCCGTTTTTGGTTTCTGAATTCTACTCATGGCCACTCATGTCTGACTGAATTGCACGATCCGAGCGCCACTCTTATATGGCACTCCCAACCACAAATTTTGGAACACATGTCTTCTGTTTGACACGCTAACCGCTAGGTTACAGCTGTCTTAAATGCcgttatacaaaaataacacgAGATACCAGTAAAATATCCTCAAAGTTatagaaatgtattaaataagGCTTATACAACACAAAACGTCTTTACGTATATCTTACTATTTGTATCAAAATTGGCCatattaagtttcttttaaacACTGAATATACCAAATGAAAACAAACCGGAATATTACTACTGCGCAAGTCCTtacatatcaatatatattacCACAGAAACGTTAATATACTaaccattaaatattttacttaattttatctAATGTACATTGtagtaaaatagtttattgtgtttatttaaagcaTTGTCTAGTAAgcaatattaaatttatgaagtGTACTATGCTTACAGTAATAttgaatttgttatatatattgagGTATTAATGAATTGCCATTAGGATTACGATCCTGAAAAATAGCATTTGACCGAATCTTTAaccattaaatttatattattaataagattttaaaaaatcttttttatactgtattatataCTTAATTGTCGCTAGTGTATTATTGTAGaaatacttaattatttaaaatcgCTGACAAAATAGTTTATTACAGCCAGTTCATTGTAGTGAAATACTTAATTGTCACCAGTTTAACATTATTGACGAAAAATTTAATTGTGGTCATTTTTAATACTGTTGATGAAATACTTAATTTGTCacaaatttaatattgttaacgaaaTGCTTTGTTGtcgacagtttaatattgttaacgaaaTGCTTAGTTGtcgacagtttaatattgttaacaaaatgATTAGTTGtcgacagtttaatattgttaacgaaaTGCTTAGTTGtcgacagtttaatattgttaacgaaaTGCTTAGTTGtcgacagtttaatattgttaacaaaatgATTAGTTGtcgacagtttaatattgttaacaaaatgATTAGTTGtcgacagtttaatattgttaacaaaatgATTAGTTGTCGACAGTTTAGTATTGTTAACAAAATGATTAGTTGTCgatagtttaatattgttgacAAAAACACTTAGCTACCATTTATGTAGTAACGTCTTAAAATACAACCGAAAATACTCCTTGTTTCATCAAGGTctcatttcttgttttaaaattcaaaataaagaagatatgttttaaaagttaattttctaaCCATAACACCTGATTTAATTAATATCATAGTAATGTATTAGAAGGAGTTCTTCCACATTTCACACAGAGTTCCATATTTTTATCGAAATATGTCTGTTACATAAATGGcagaaaaaatttaataattgtcatAAGTGATAGAAATtacagtaataacaaaaaaactgtattatttgacaaataatattaaaatagaagtTAATGCTcatgaaaaatatcaaacatttatatatatatatattttatatattattattatatattaaacagcTGAGTGCTTCACTAAAGAAAACATGATGAGGGTTAATTAAAGCAATAGCGCATATGGAAATTACACAAACGCGTTTAATTTCTCCACTGATTATAAATATTCCATAATATCATAAACTGAGTTTTTTAGATTAATGTTTCAACTCGTATAATAAGCAATATAACGTTTGCTTCTGAGTCCGTGAAAAGACTTGAGAAACGTTAACGTATTGTTCTTGGTGGGTGTTAACTTTTGGGATATAACAAGAAGGAGTGAAGGAAGTTTTCCATCAACTCGTTCTTTAAAGAAGCGAGATGATAGCACTTCCACACATTCGCTGTCTTCAACAGATCCATAGGAAGCGCTACACACACAGTGAATCGCAAGGCATGAGAGCGATAAAacataggttttgtttgtttggttgattagaattaagcacaaagctacacaatgggctatctgtgctctgcccaccacgggtatcgaaactcggtttctagcggtgtgagtccgcagacattccgtttTGCCACTGGGGGTCgtaaaattagaaaatgtgaTTTGACGACACAGTAGGAACTGAAAGATAGATGATAATTACGAACATCGTCAAACGTTTGAGATGGTTTTTATACCTAGTGATGCAGGTGGTAAGTAATATTCTTAGTTAAAGCGTAGTAGAAAAATAAGACATTAAATAAAATGCAGTTAATAAAAGAATGTTTTGCTAGCGAGGAAAATGTTCTAAATAAAGACAGTGGAAGACAGAAATGAAGATAAAACGTAGTTAGCGGACGGACAAGATTAAACAgggaactgtttgttttacacttttctttcatCAACAGCGATAAGTAGAGAGATACATTAGAAACGAATCGCAGGTCCTACCAACTGAAAGTGACTTACCACGAAGGAAGTGAGGTATAACAACAACTTGAAATGCACGTGTAAGGGATTGTGTTTAAAACTGTTTCACCTactgtgtaataaaaaataaagccaATATGTCGTACATAGCTCACCAAATTCTATTCAGACGTAAGTTTAAAGTAAATTTGTTATGGCCGTGGTGTTTGGAACATCACCAAATGAtcatttctataataataattacattgtttttaatccATAACGCTACACTTTCCAATTTAACATGAAGGTAATTTTAGATAAAGTTAGAGTTTATGTGGTAAAAAACAGAACCTTTGATTTCAGATTCTAGAAAAATGGTGTTTGCTCTTTctatttcaaaatagaaatccTGAAActccacatattacagtaatttaaaaagtaagtAACGTAAGTCGTTGCTAATGTCTTATTTTTTGTCTctaaaatataaatcttttaGAAACCAGTTCACAACTATCAAATACTTACCTTTAATGTATAGTGCCAGTGGTGCTGTGGTCATTATGATAACTAATGGCTGTCCACCAAGAAGGGCAAAGAGCAGACCTCCAAGTGTTTGACCAATGATGCTTTTTCTAACAtctgaagaaaataaatgttgaacTTAGTTCCAGACTAAACAAATCGGTTACCACCTTTTACCTGTTACTGTTACAGTCTGTTCATGAAGAGTTCCTAAACTAGACCTTCTTTGCCATATTAATTGATCTGTTTAACAGATATTCCAGTACTTGTagctttttcttcattttatccTCATTAACCCTTTGACCAttgctgtttgtaattaagtgcaaagccacacaatgtgttatctgcGTTCTGCCcgccaagggtatcgaaacccggtttttagggttggagtgtttgtttgtctgctttgaatttcgcgcaaagctactcgaggactatctgcgttagccctccctaatttagcagtataacactaAAGGTAAGgtagatagttatcaccacccaccactaattcttgggctactcttccacCAACGCATAGTTGGATCGACCATGaaattataacgtcaccacggatGAAATGGCGAGATTGTtcggtgtaacagggattcaaacccgcgaccctcagattacgagttgagcgccctaaccccCTGGCTATGTTGGGCTTCTAGGGCTGGAAGTCCAAAGacatgccactggggggctaacaCTTGAAAAGTATTGCACGCTTGTATTATGACGTCAGATAGTTTCGCAGTCTAGAATTGTTTCcccttcatttgtttttaaagtgttcAATGTGAATAATGttgaacaaaacaaaccacacgaCAACAACTAACGATCATATGAGAAACTTTACATACCAAAAGTCTGTTTCTAACATTTTTCATCAAGGTCAagacacttttttttcttctgcgCTGTCTTAAGCCTTGTAAactgtgcatatatatataaaattaacataaatctCTTAATCGGCCGAATTTTGGGAGACATTATTGGAATCATGGACAAAAATATCAGTAACAGAGCATTCAAGCGATGACACTAAGTACTACAAAGAGTATGTTGTACAAAGTGGTCTTCATTAAATTACAAGTTACTTAGTTGAGATCTTACTTGTGAcaccaatattttaataatacagaaaTTAGCCAATACAcgacataaagatataatacacaatTCAAATAACAATAACCAATTTGGGATCACAGAAAAGTCTTCCACGAAtacttatttgtttacaaaatgtgtttgtttagtttataaatttcgtgca
Protein-coding regions in this window:
- the LOC143224296 gene encoding solute carrier family 4 member 11-like; protein product: MTTAPLALYIKVIYSICEDFHLNFYAMYACVGLWNTFFLIIYALCDASKLMMFSTRSTEEIFALFISIAFCVDAGRDVYKNFQKYYYAPACMEQESSFLNSRIG